One genomic window of Arachis hypogaea cultivar Tifrunner chromosome 8, arahy.Tifrunner.gnm2.J5K5, whole genome shotgun sequence includes the following:
- the LOC112705474 gene encoding probable trehalose-phosphate phosphatase 3 — MLSIAKGKEIVLFLDYDGTLSPIVEDPDQAHISDAMRAAVREVAFHFPTAIISGRQRNKVYEFVKLRNVYYAGSHGMDISTPLGSSNNQNQKHQTKVIGENGNQFVNFLPAKEYLSTIQEIIEVLRENIATIKGSTIEDNLYCISVHYRRVKREEDVGILKEIVESIMKAYPDFQISGGRKVMEIRPKIKWDKGRALLYLLETLGFDNFNHVLPIYIGDDKTDEDAGYS, encoded by the exons ATGTTGAGCATTGCTAAAGGGAAAGAGATTGTGTTGTTTTTGGATTATGATGGAACACTATCACCAATTGTGGAAGATCCTGATCAAGCTCATATAAGTGATGCC ATGCGCGCCGCCGTACGTGAAGTTGCTTTTCATTTTCCGACGGCCATTATCAGCGGAAGGCAGAGAAATAAG gtATATGAATTTGTGAAGTTAAGGAATGTGTATTATGCTGGAAGTCATGGCATGGATATATCCACTCCATTAGGCTCTTCAAATAATCAAAATCAGAAGCATCAAACAAAGGTTATTGGTGAAAAT GGTAATCAATTTGTTAACTTCCTTCCAGCAAAAGAATATTTGTCAACTATCCAAGAG ataattgaagTTCTAAGAGAAAATATTGCAACAATAAAAGGCTCTACTATTGAAGATAATTTGTACTGTATTAGTGTACACTACCGACGTGTCAAGAGGGAAGAG GATGTTGGTATCCTCAAAGAGATTGTGGAGTCCATTATGAAAGCTTACCCAGATTTTCAAATCTCGGGAGGAAGAAag GTTATGGAGATACGGCCAAAGATAAAGTGGGATAAAGGTCGTGCACTATTGTATTTGTTAGAGACTCTTGGCTTTGACAACTTTAACCATGTTCTTCCAATTTACATTGGGGATGACAAAACAGATGAAGATGCAGGTTATAGTTGA
- the LOC112708049 gene encoding DEAD-box ATP-dependent RNA helicase 31 — protein sequence MPTTKLFFSQLRLLHLPSPSSSSSLTMKPPSSLFLSRPSRTFFPTFPFKFKYLALRNAPFRALSTRSDSTRRKERPRLSSPSATPKSLIDDEAELSDWVDEIRTARVDSDFGESTRNRRQVRRDTNSNSSFSRNSGFSQRRFGRELEKEDNGGFRTRKRRGVELNRGSGGKSLSRKPKPQLMSDDEDDEVVVRKGFKGFLSEEEEEEEEESGESEDDEIVRKSRTALFGGTKQQQQPAPAAPRASSPSGTDSYLSDTRFDQCSISPLSLKGVKDAGYEKMTIVQAATLPVILKGKDVLAKARTGTGKTVAFLLPSIEVVANSPPTERDHRRPPIHVLVICPTRELASQAATEAAKLLKYHPTIGVQVVIGGTRLALEQKRMQANPCQILVATPGRLRDHVENTAGFATRLMGVKVLVLDEADHLLDMGFRKDIEKIIAAVPKQRQTLMFSATIPDEVRQVCHIALRRDHEFINTVQEGTEETHSQVRQAHLVAPLDKHFSLLYALLKEHIADDVDYKVLVFCTTAMVTRLVAELLGELNLNVREIHSRKPQSYRTRVSEEFRKSKGLILVTSDVSARGVDYPDVTLVVQVGLPADREQYIHRLGRTGRRGKEGQGILLLAPWEEFFLSTVKDLPIEKAPVPSVDPDTKKKVERALCHVEMKNKEAAYQAWLGYYNSNKKIGRDKYRLVELANEFSKCMMLDNPPAIPKLVLGKMGLRNIPGLRSK from the exons ATGCCAACAACTAAGCTCTTCTTCTCCCAACTCCGTCTTCTCCATctcccttctccttcttcttcttcttctctcacaATGAAGCCACCATCTTCATTATTCCTCTCTCGTCCTTCTAGAACTTTCTTCCCTACCTTCCCTTTCAAATTCAAGTACCTCGCCCTCCGAAACGCACCGTTTCGCGCCCTTTCCACTCGCTCCGACTCCACGCGCCGCAAAGAAAGGCCTCGCCTTTCTTCTCCCTCCGCCACCCCAAAGAGCTTAATTGACGACGAGGCTGAGCTCAGTGACTGGGTCGACGAGATTAGAACCGCGCGAGTTGACTCGGACTTTGGTGAGTCAACTCGGAATCGTAGGCAAGTTCGCCGTGACACTAATTCGAACTCGTCGTTCTCGCGGAATTCGGGGTTTTCGCAGCGCAGATTCGGTCGCGAATTGGAGAAGGAAGACAATGGCGGATTCAGGACAAGGAAGAGAAGGGGTGTGGAATTGAACAGAGGAAGTGGAGGGAAGAGTTTGAGCAGAAAACCTAAACCCCAATTGATGagcgatgatgaagatgatgaagtgGTTGTGAGAAAGGGATTCAAGGGTTTTCTgagtgaggaagaggaagaagaagaagaagaaagtggtGAGAGTGAGGATGATGAGATTGTGAGAAAGAGTAGAACTGCTTTGTTTGGTGGCactaaacaacaacaacaaccggCACCAGCAGCTCCAAGAGCTTCTTCACCTTCTGGAACTGATTCTTATTTGAGTGACACCAG GTTCGATCAATGTTCAATCTCCCCACTATCATTGAAAGGAGTCAAGGATGCTGGATATGAGAAGATGACTATTGTTCAGGCGGCAACTCTTCCTGTAATActcaaag GTAAGGATGTCCTTGCCAAGGCTAGAACAGGCACTGGGAAAACAGTTGCCTTTTTG ctTCCATcaattgaagttgttgcaaattCACCGCCAACTGAACGTGATCATAGGCGGCCACCAATTCATGTGCTTGTCATATGTCCAACTCGAGAGCTTGCAAGTCAAGCGGCTACAGAAGCTGCTAAATTGCTTAAGTATCATCCTACCATTGGTGTTCAGGTTGTAATTGGAGGGACGAGACTTGCCTTAGAACAGAAACGTATGCAAGCAAATCCTTGCCAG ATCCTTGTTGCTACACCTGGAAGGCTTAGAGATCATGTGGAGAATACTGCTGGCTTTGCAACTCGGCTGATGGGTGTGAAAGTGTTGGTGCTTGATGAAGCTGATCATTTACTGGACATGGGATTTCGGAAAGACATTGAGAAGATAATTGCAGCAGTACCTAAACAACGACAAACACTCATGTTTTCTGCCACTATTCCGGATGag GTGCGTCAAGTCTGTCATATTGCTTTGAGAAGGGATCATGAGTTTATCAATACGGTTCAAGAGGGAACTGAGGAGACGCACTCACAG GTTCGCCAAGCACATTTAGTTGCCCCATTAGACAAGCATTTCTCTTTACTCTATGCTCTTCTAAAGGAGCACATTGCGGATGATGTTGACTATAAG GTTCTTGTGTTCTGCACAACCGCCATGGTGACAAGACTTGTTGCCGAACTTCTTGGCGAGTTGAACCTGAATGTCAGAGAAATCCATTCAAGAAAGCCTCAGAGTTATAGAACCAGAGTCTCTGAAGAATTTCGCAAGTCAAAGGGACTTATCTTGGTTACATCCGATGTGTCTGCACGTGGAGTTGATTATCCAGATGTCACTCTTGTTGTACAG GTTGGTTTACCCGCTGACAGAGAACAGTATATACATAGACTTGGTAGAACGGGACGTCGAGGGAAAGAAGGGCAGGGCATATTGCTTTTGGCTCCATGGGAAGAGTTCTTCTTATCTACCGTAAAAGATTTGCCTATTGAGAAAGCTCCCGTACCTTCTGTTGATCCTGACACAAAGAAAAAG GTGGAAAGGGCTCTATGCCATGTcgagatgaagaacaaagaagcaGCATATCAAGCATGGCTTGGTTACTACAATTCGAACAAGAAGATCGGGCGCGACAAGTATAGGCTCGTAGAGCTTGCAAATGAGTTCAGCAAATGCATGATGCTTGATAACCCTCCTGCTATCCCCAAGCTTGTTCTTGGCAAGATGGGACTTAGAAATATCCCTGGTTTGCGTTCCAAATAG